One Nitrospinaceae bacterium genomic window, AAAAGTGTAGGTGCAAAAATTCCGCCCGATGAGCCCGTTCCGTAGGAGATGATGGTCGCAACAAGCTTGAGCACTAGCAGGACGAGAAAGAACCAGATTGAGTAGCCCTCGGTGAGGGCTTTGGTAACCCAAGGGTAGCCCACGGCAAAGATATGGGGAACCCAGATGCCGATAATGCCGATGGCCAGCCCGCCCAAGGCCGTGATGAGCACGGCTTTTACGGCCGAAAGATGGAGGCACCTACCTCGCAGGGTGAGAAGGCCGCGCTTGAAAATCACACTGATTCCCGCGCATACCACCCCGACAATGGCGTAGGGGATGAGCTCCAGGTAGGAGTTCAGGGAGTAGGGCGGAATCAAGAAGGCCGGATTATTCCCAAGTATGGCGCGAGTGACAATTGAGGCCGCGATGGATGCCGCCACGATGGAGCCCAGGACTCGGGCGTTGAGATCGCCGACCAACTCCTCGAGCGTAAAAGTAACCGCCGAGATGGGGGTGTTGAAAGCGGCTGCGAGGCCCGCAGCCGCTCCGACCGGGACAAGAGATTGAATACTCGTGCGGCCTAACGAGAAAATTTGGCCAAACCAGCTTGCTATGCCCGCGCATATCTGAATCGTTGGTCCCTCACGGCCGAGACTTGATCCGGTTCCAATGTTGAGGACGCCGATCACAAATTTGCCTATCCAGACTCTCGCTGGAATCACACCATTATGAACGATGTAGGCGATGGTCGTTTGCGGGATTCCGCTTCCCCGCGCCTCGGGTATCAGGCGGAGCAAAAGGGCTGCGGCCAGAGCCCCACCGGCGGGAATGAGGGGGATGAGGTACCAAGGCCTCAGGACGGCGGATATGTCCGAGGTGCCGAAAAAGAATTTATGCGCGATGCCGAGCGAGAGATGAAAGGCGACGGCTGCGAGGCCCGCTACGATCCCAACGACGATCGTCAAGGAGAAGAAAATCGTCTCTTCGTTGACATTGAAATGGTGGATCCACTCAAGGAGCCTGAGCTTAAAACTTTTATTTTCCATTTTCGTGCCTTAAAAATCGATTAGGGGTTCGTGGTGAGTGATGAATCAATTTACTCACGCATCTGGGGTGGAGCAGGCGCGTATTTTGAGGGGTCGTGTCCTTCTTGTCTCAGTCGCTCGGCGAACCATTCTGGATCAATGGCATTCGTCTCATGATCTAGGAGCGCCATCTCACAAAAAATTTCGATGCGATGGCCGTCAGGGTCGCAAAAATAAAAGGCGCGGTTCTCGCCCCAGGTGCCGTCTCCCTCGGGGTGGGTCGGGCTGTGAACGACGGGGCCACGGACGATATTGATGTTGTTCTCAAGAATCCAATCCTTCCAGGCTTCGTATTCCTTGCGACCAGGAACCATAAGGGCAAAATGGTGATAACCCAAATCGGCGACCGGGCCCTGATCCTCTGTGCGCAAATGGGACATGTCTCCGGCATCCTTGGGGAAGGAGATAAGATTCAGATCATGATGAAGGGTCGAGCACCTGAGGAAACACAAGCCGACAGGAAATATCGGATGCTCGCCAGGTGCATATTTTTCTGAAATTTTGAATCCGAGGATTTCGGTGTAAAATTTGATGGAATCATCCAGGTTCGCGACTTTGAGGGCGACGTGCTGTACGCCTTCGAACGAGTAACTGGGGCGTGGCATGAAATGTATTCTCCCCTGAGAGTGTTCGGTTCGGGGCAAATTGCCGCCGATGGGACGAGATAACGATATTAGCGCATTCCAGAGGGGAGAGGGAACTGCTATGGGCAGTCAGGAAGGAAACGGGGGCGTCGAGGGAGCTCTCATACACATTTTGGGGATATTGTTCTCGATACCAAGGGTATGGGAATAATTGTTCTTTGCTTTACCGCCTCTGCCTCGCCGGGCTAGAGTGGCATCATCTTGAATCGATTTTCATTTAATCAGTCTGTGAAAGGAGTGAAATCCCATGGGCATTAAGGTGGGTGTGGTTGGATTGGGAGTAATGGGTGGCGCCTTTGCCGGGCACCTTTTAGACGCTGGCTTCGAGGTGGCTGGGTATGATCCCGAAGACGCGATGTACAAAAAATTTAAGGGAAAGGCCCTTCGGCGGGCGGCCTCGCCTGCCGATGTGGCCAAGGAGGCGCAGCTAATTATGACTTCCCTACCTAATTACGGTGTGGTGGAGAAGGCGGTGTGCGGGCCGGACGGAGTTTTCGAGGGGGCCTTGGCGGGCGCGATTATAGCGGATATGAGCACGGTTCCGCCTAAATTCTCACGCACGATGGCAGGGCACGCCGAGGAGAAGGGCATGAACTGGCTCGATTCACCCGTGAGCGGGGTCGGCAAGCAAGCGGCGGTGAAGGATCTGGTTGTCATGAGTTCGGGTCCCAAGGCCGCTTTCGAGCTGGCGAGGCCTGCCTTTGATGCCATCGGCAAGAAGACGATTTTTGTGGGGGAGGAAAACGGCCACGCAGCGCAACTCAAGCTGGTGGTGAACCTGGTTCTATTCATCAACATGGCCGGGGCTGCAGAGGGGATGACTTTGGGGCTCAAGGCGGGTATTTCTCCCGATGTCATGCTTGAGACGCTTTGCGCGGGCGCAGCCGGCTCTAATGTCCTCGATGTACGAGGCAAAGACATGCTTGCCGATAATTATCCGCCCTCGGGGCCGATATGGATCGTTTTAAAGGATCTTGAATGTGCGATTCAGTCGGCCAAGGATATGGACGTGCCTGTGCCGCTGGGAGGGCTTCTTGAGCAATTCTATATGGCTCAGAGGAGCAAGGGGCGACAGGACGAGGATGGTAGCTCGATTTTTAGAATCTATAAAGAACTGGCCAACCTCGGCTAAGCTCTAAGAGCGGGAGGCGGACAAGTGCTCGATGAAGTGTTGCGCCCCCCACTTTGCCAAGTCTATTTGAAAATGGCGCTGAGCTTTTCCTCGAAAACTTGTGGCGTGAAGGGTTTGACGATGTAGTTAGAAGCTCCTGCTTGAATGGCCTGGATAATATTTTCCTTGAGCGCCTCGGCCGTTACCATCAAGAACGGGGTGGTTTTCGTGTTTTCGTCCGCCCGAACAGCCTTGAGGAATTCAAGACCCGTCATGATGGGCATGTTCCAATCCGAGACTATCAGGCCGAATTCTCCAGCTTTAGCCATCCGGAAGCCTTCGTCGCCATTTTCGGCTTCGGATACATTGTCAATGCCCATCTGGCGGAGCATGTTACGCACCACTTTTCTCATTGTTGCAAAGTCGTCAACTACGAGAACTTTTATCTTAGGGTCCAAAACGTGCCTCCGGTTCCAGTTTAGCCTAGTGATAGATAAACCTAGGCTTTAGATCAAGAATATCACATGGCTATTTGATTACATTTGGCCGGATTCGTCAAACCCTTTCGAATAGGAGATTGTTTGTAGATTGTAATTTTTTTGTTAGAAAAAAAATACGGAGAATATTCAGTAGTTCCTTGGTGTTTGTTTGGGGCGATGCAGGCTTGTATCGAAAAGCACATAATAAAGCAAATGTTGTGAATTCGATTGTCTCATTGAAGGCGAAATATAGCGTTTGGTAAGGCAGTAAGTTTTTGATACGAACGAGGTTTGGCGGTTTTCGTAGTTCGAGCAGAAAAAGATTTGGTTGTTAAGATCAGGTAAATGGTAAAGTTGAATTTTTTAAATAAACCTTTGAATTAGGTGGAAATTCTCTCCGTTGAATTTTTCTGCTGTCGTGTGTTTGTACTTTGGTGTTAAGAACCTATGTGTTATATCTTGGGATGTTCTTACAGAAGTGTGATCTTTAAGAGATCGTTTTTTTTGTTATGTTTTGTCTGCGGGGGGAACGATGAAAGCTGAGTTTTTGAATCCTTTTCTTCAGGCGACGGTTAATGTGCTGAGCACCATGGCCATGCTTTCGCCGAAACCGGGTAAGCCCCAAATTAAAGAAACGGATGTCGCCGTTGGAGACATCACTGGAATCATCGGTCTGACGGGGTATTCGGAGGGGTCGCTGGCTGTAAGTTTTTCCGAATCATGTGCGCTAAAGATCGTAGAAAATATGATTGGCGAGCAATTTTCGGAAATGAACGAGGATGTAGCAGATGCTGTTGGCGAGTTGACGAATATGATTTCGGGCGACGCGCGATCCCAGCTTCAGAAACTGGGCTTTGATTTTACTGCGGCCATTCCCACTGTCGTGCGGGGAAAGGACCATACAATAAGACACGTTTCCGCATCTGGCACTACCTTGATGATTCCTTTCAGTACGGAGCATGGAAATTTCTATATCGAGGCCTCTTTTGCCTCTTGAGGAAACGCGTAGCAGCTATTAACGGTTTTCCGCATTTTCGATAGTGGTTGAGTGTTAGTTGGCTGAGTTTCGGATGACCTGCTTGAGCTCGTTGTTGTCAAGCGTTTGGAGTTGCTCGAATGTAATGAGCAGTGTGGTTTCTGGATCTCCTCTGTCGCCCCACCACAGGCGAAAGCTGTCCTCGATGTAGGTAAATCGAATATCTTTGTCGATACCGGGTATTTTTTCCGTAACTAGTTGGCTTATTCGCTCGGCCATCTCTCTTCCGAGTTGCCGCCTCTTGCTCAAATCATTCAATGAATTTTCTCCTCGCTAATGCCGGTGCCAATTTCTATTTCACCTGTTTCCGGGTCCTCAGCGTAGAGCCGCTCCCGGTTGTTTGTCAAGAATTGAGGTTCTAATTTACAACTTGGGACGTCGTACTGAAGAGGTGTTATTAAAGGGATTTTAAAGCCTCGTTCAATTTGCGCTCCAACATATTTTTGTACATCAGGAAATGGTAGGTCTTTGCTCCCCGTGGGCAATTCTTTTTTCTGAAATCCAGGGGAAGGGAAAGGTCTGTAACGGGTATTGAAGTGATGTTGGGGTAGGAGTTCTTGAAATGTCTGGCTACGGCCTCAAATATTTTGGCCCCGTGCTTAAGGCTGGTGATTTTCTCATCGTCAACTTGAAAGACAAGGGCCCGTTTCCCTGTTTTAGTCTTCATTTCGGCGAACTTCACCTGGCCCGAGGCGGCTTTTCTGTTTTCAATGTCCTGTAGGTATTTCATGGTTTCGTCAACGACACTGTACTGGTTGGAGCCCGTGCCGGTGGCGTCAACATGACAAAAAGCCAGCTTAACGGTGGGCATTTTAGCTTTTGCCCGCCATGGTTCGGCCATGATTCTTGATGAGATGTTGCTTAGGAATGCGCCCAATTTAACCGAGTAGGTAGGCCAGCTGTCTTTGCCGATGCTGTGGCACATTGTTGAGCCCATCTCATCGGCAATATATACCCGTACGCGCGCGCCATCGTTGAGCATTATCACTTGGATTACGTTGAGCTCGAAGCTGACAACAATGGCCTGCTGAGCCAGAAGTTCTGTGGCCGAAGAGGCCACGCCAATCTCCGTGCGAATGAGTTGGCCGCTCTCTCTCTTGTGGAGAAATTCCTCGAAAGTGGTGTATTCCGAAGTGGTAGTTTCTTTTCCGTTCCACGAAGCGGTGATGACACCCTTGCCACCTTTAAATAAAAATGTACGTTGGGTGAGGGGGGGGAGTGGCGTGGCGTGGTAGAAAGTAGCCAAGCCTTGTAGCTGATTTTCAAAGTCGGTGAAAATTTTCCTTCCCGCTGCAACGCCAATCTTCCCGGATGGGACATAGACCTTCAGGGCGGGAATTTTTCCTTTCTCAGCGTAGGGTAGGCGGTCCAGGCAAAACCGAAGAGCGCCAAGATCATCAATTTTTTCCTTCGGACTCTCGGTGTAAATTTCGCCCCAAGATGTGCGATAGACGAGATCAATGCGATTTATAGCCTCCCCCTGGCTTGTGTCGCCCAAGTTGATGATCGCGTATAGCCTTCTGATTTGGGAGTCTTTTATCAGGTCCTCATTGGGCAAATGTCCCACATCGACGGGTGGAAAATAGTCACCTAAGGACTCAAGGATATCCTGGAGGTTCGCCGTGGTCAGCCTGGATGCCTTGGCTTGCAGGTTGACATGGCTGCGCCGATCCCAGACGCCATTGATGACCAGCCAAGCTAAAAGGTCGGGAAGGTTTCGGGTTTGACGCAGAAGCTGGCCGTCGAGTTTTTTGTTTTGAATGTCGGTTGCCGACACCGAGCCCCGGTAGACCTTCCAGATTCCCGATGTGCCGCCCCCGGCTGGAGATGTCATCGTGAAGGTGATTTGATTCTGGTGAAGGCTCTCTTCGAATGTTTTTGGGAGATAGTCAACCTTCCGCTCTTTTTTTGAGTAGAAAGTGAAAAGCTTTCGGCCCAAAACGGTCAGATCTGTTTCGTTAATCATTGCGTTCGATGTCGCACCAGCCTGAGAGAGCCGTTTGTAGGATTCAATAATGAAGTTGTTGACCTCGCTACCCAATTTCACGCTTCGGTCAAAAGACCATTCCTTGAATTTGTTGAGGTCGAGGAGATGTTCGTTATCCCAGTTCCATTGCTCGATGAGTTGAGCAAGCATATCTTTTTTTCGGTTTTTAGCTCGAAGTGGATCGTGGATTCCTGTGATAGTGTCGCCCGCCTTGAGGTAAAAACATTGCCTTAATATTTCCTGAAGGTCGCTTCGATTCATGCGCTTGTAGAACTCTAGGATACGGTTGAACATCAAGAGATATCCATCAAGGGAAAATCGTTCCGGATGCTCGTCGATTTGCTCTCCTTCTCCTAGTGAATCAAATTTATCGCGATTGCCTTCGGACTCAACTGCCATGTCAGTGATATTTTGCTTCAGGACGTCACAGAGAAGTGAGGAGTCCGATGTGGTGTCCATGTAATCTTCGATCAATCCCATTTTCATCGCTGATTTAAAGGGGCTTCCTAGCGCTTTGTTGAGTTGCCACAGGGCCGCTCCGAATGACTCTTCGACGGTAATATGCTGGGCATTACCAAGATCGATATATAGTTTGGGGTTGACGGCGTAGTGGGCCGTGGCGACCTCAACGTAGTGCGTGTATTCCTCATCAGTGATATGGGGAGGCATTACCGTCCATAGAGGGGGCATGCCTGCGAGAACGGTGTGAGTGCGGAAAAATTCTTCTTTTAAGAGTTTTCCAAGTGCCGAGCCTGCGCTCTCAGAATCGGATTCGCCGAACTTGTTGTTTCGAGCCTCATCGATGTCCGTGATAAAAAAGTGTGATTCGAAACGATTGGTTTTCTCCGTCCAATCTTCAATTTCTTCGAGTTTATGGGCTAGACCTTCGAGTTGTTTGGGTTTGAATTCGTGCTTTTTCACGCATACCCAAATATCGAAATCACTCTTCGAGGTTTGAGCGATGGTGGCGAGGCTCCCCATCGCAGCGAGCGTGTAGATAGGGGCTGTCCCCCTGGCCCGGGTGTTGAAGTCTCCAATGCTGACATTAGCCGCCGGAATCTCCCGTTCGATTCGCCTGGGTATGTCGTCATCGGGTTTGAAATCCAGAATACCGTCCGGGACACGTTCGGGATCTTCTATGTATCCTGGAATGCCGGGCAGATTCAAGTGGACGAGAGAGGGGAGGATCATAAGTATTTGTTTATCGAGATCGTTGAGTTTGGACGTTATCGTGGATATTTTTCGCTTGTTGTAGTCGACATAGGCACGTGCACGTATGGCAACCCCCCGAATCATTTCCTGCTCCTCTGGTGTGATTGGGGAGACGGATTCGGAGGTATCCGAGGTTGAACTGGTGCCAAGGAGATCGTCCCCGTAGTCCCAGTCGTCCTCGTTTTTTTTCTTACCGAAAAAATTCTTTAACGCCATTTGGGTTTGCTCGAAGTTGTGCTGCCCGCCCAGGGGCGGCAACTAAAATGTGTAGGTTTCCCCCTGAACCAGCATCTGAAGCCTGGGTTCATTCAAATCTTCAAGATCTTTGAGGATTTCATCGTGAAACCTTATTTTTTCATGATAGAGGTAAATGGGAATATCCGCAGGCATTTTTTTTACTTCCTCGTGGAGCGTCTCTGGCGTGAAGTGCTTTGCCACGTCGGCGATGCCTGACATGAAATTCGGAAACGACACTTCTGTGATTATAGCCCGAAGATCGTCAAGTTCTTTGCCTTTTTCCCATATTTTGCTGGTGGGCCCAGTGTCCCCTGAGTAGAGAACTGAGCCGGATTCATCCCTTAGTATATATCCAACAGCATTTACTGAATGATCGACCCGGTAGGCTGTGAAGTCGATTCCTGCAATTGATTTATATTCGCCCTCCTCGATAGAGACGAACTGGAGGATTGGGGTGTCGCCAACGGCTAGAGCTGTAAAGTCTGGCCATATGATATTGTTGAACAAATACTTATGGAGATCTTCTAGGACTGGCTTTAGGCTGACGATGGGGAGCGAAGAGTCCTTGGTGCCAAAAATATTGTCAGCGATAAATGGAATTTCTCCCACATGATCGAGATGTGTATGGGAAATGAGAATACCTTCTAGTTTCGATTGCTCGGCAACGGTTAAAGTGGAGGCACCGCTCCCTGCATCCACCAGGACGCGCTCATTGAAAAGAAATGAAGGTAGGTAGCAGCCAGGCTCACGACCACCATAGCTGCCAAGGACTCGAAGTTGAATGACTCATCCTCCACTGAAACATGCCTGCAAAGGGTGAATTGCTGGTAAGTCGTTATATTTCAAAACTTAGCACATCAATATATATAAGAAAAGAGAATCCTGTGGTTACGCAATTTGAATGCGAAAGTTAGATATTTTCCCAATGCCCGCTTTTGCTTCTTCTGCGGTGGCCGAAATCGTCCATCTGGCTAACGGATTGCCCTGAAAAGACGGGCCCATCCACACACACCCTGAGACCAGAGCAGGTGCATTGGCCACAGAGCCCGACGGCGCATTTCATGTATCGCTCGATGGCGTAGTAGGTTCGTTCATCTGGCAAAATGGAGCGACACGCCACCATCATCCGCTCTGGCCCACAAACCGCATATGAGTCTGCCTCAACGGGTAGAATATCTGTAATTAAACCTTTGTTTCCCAGCGAACCATCCTCGGTAACCACTTTGAGCGTGCCGATTTTTTTAAATTCCTCATAAAAAAGTATTTCATCTGCCGTCCTGCCGCCCAGAACAATGGTTGGTGATTCTGAACTGAGTGCCAGGAGACGCAATTCTGCGATGCCTACACCGCCTCCGATGAGAGCAGGCCTCTTGAGGGCAGGATAACCCTGCCCAAGTGGACCGCGCAGACCAATGGCGTCACCTGGACGCAGTGAAGTGAGTGCTTCGGTGAATTTTCCCGCTTTTTTTGCCGTTATGGCGTTGGGATAGGAAAGTGTGAAAGGTTTTTCGCCCAGTCGGGGGAGCCACACCATCATGAATTGCCCTGGCTGGCACGATACTTCGCCATCGAAAAAAAGTGTATTTGTCCACGCGCTCTCTGTCCGATTCTCGGTGATGTGAAATATTTTACGCACGTGCGGGCTCCCGCTCTTCATTGCGGTGGGCACCGCCAACCAGGCTAGAGAGCGGAGCGCCATCTAGGTAGGCCAGAACACCGCTCCATATCTCTTTTGTCAGAGTAGCTGCCTCGCTAGTGGATTTACCGAGGAAAGCTGTGCCGATACCAAAAATACAGGCTCCAGCCAGGGCATACTCGATCACGTCTCGCCAGGTTTCGATTCCGCCATATCCTATAATCGGGCACCCGAATCTAGCATAGCAGTCGTAGGTTAAGCGCAGGTTGACAGGTTTGAGGGCGGGGCCGCTGATGCCGCCCGTGGTCCCAGCAAGGATGGCTGCTCGGGTCTCAATGTCGAGGGCGAGGCCTGGGCCAAGTGTGTTGCCGCACCCCAGGCCGTCGGCGCCAGCATCCATACAGGCGGCCGCCACCTCTAAATAATCGCTATTGGGGGAGAGTTTCGCGATCACCGGCAACTCGGTTACTTGTCGAATCTTTTGAATCACCTCTCCCGACAATTCAGGTTTTTGACCGATGCTTTCCATAAGGGTTGCCTCTCCAGGCATTTTGTTTGGGCACCCTAGGTTTACCTCAATAACATCTGCAAAAGGGGTCATTCTCTGGGCCATCTTGGCGAAATCATCTGGGGTTCCGCCGTAGACAGAAACGATGAGTTTAGAGTGGCTAAGATTTGTCTCTCCAAGGTCGGCCTCCCAGTCGGAGGGGCTCTGGGTCGGAAGTGCAAGAGAATTTAGGACTGGCTGGGCACTCGTTTCGGGGCAGACCACTACGGGATTTTCATTTCCAGGTTTCTCATCGGGTCCGACGGATTTAGTGACGTATCCACCCAAGGCAGCGTCAGCTTTTTCGAATGCCAGGAAAACTTCTGGATAACTTAAAATTCCGCTCGCATTGATTAGCGGAGGATTTATTTCGGGAATGTTTTTCAATCCAATTTGCTCCGGTGGTGGAGAATTTAAGCTGTCTCTATATCCTGATTATCCCCTAAGCAGGGGTATAATTAACCTAAAATGCGGGAAAAGCAATTTTTACAGACATTTTCGTCAAAATGCTACATTTCTGGTAGGGTAGGAATGGATGGGATTAGTGTCCTTGTCCTTTTTTATTGCTCTATCTTCCCAAAAAACAGAGAATTGGTTAAAATTAAGGGCTTGGGTGTTGTTTTTTTGATATGTTGGTTTAGGTTTTTTCGTTTAATTTATTGATATGTAAATTGTTATGAATTATATCCGCTTTTGAACTAAGTCTGGCGGATGAAAGATGAGGGGAGCGACGTGGTTGCCGTACTTGTTGGGCTTTACCTGATATCAACTATTGCCCACCTCTATTACCTACTCAAAAAACATTTTGTGGTTTCTGCCTTGGGGATTGGTTCGCTCATCGGTGGTTTTCTTCTCCACACAGCCATGCTGGGTGTTTCATTTTCGAGTCCAGCCACCAGGGGCTGGGGAGTGTGGTTGAGCGCTCTTGCCTGGGTGATAGTATTCCTCTATCTGGGCGTGTTTTTTAGATACAAAGATATGACTCTTGGTGGCTTTGCTGTGCCATTTGGATTTGTCCTTGAGGGCTACGCTTCAGCGTTCCCGGGTGTTTGGGGAGCTGGTTCCACTGAGGTTCAGGGATACCTTCTCGTGGGTCATGCGGTGCTTGCTTTGTTGAGCGGTGCCTCATTCTTTTTTCTGTTCGGCTTCTCCTTAATGTTTGTTGCCCAATCTAGACAACTTAAATCCAAGCGCCCAAGCGCTTGGCTCCATCGTCTTCCCTCCCTTGGTGTGCTTGACGATCTTAACCACAAAATACTCTATTTCGGGTTTACATTTCTCACGGCGAGCATGCTGATTGGCTCCATGTGGGCCAAGGCCCGGCATGGGGCTTACTGGAGTCTTGATCCGATGAAAACTTGGCCCCTTGTACTTGTGTGGGGGGCGTACGGAGTTTTGTTGGTGTGTCGCTTAACGCGTAGTTGGAAAGGGCATCGCTCGGCCGTATTTTCGATGATTTCCTTTGTTGCGGTGATTTTGGCCATCGCTGTTCATATTTAAGTCAGGAGACCCTGAATCGTGTCGATAATCTTAGCGGGAGTTAGTCACCATACCACTCCGCTAGAGGTGCGCGAGCGTTTCTATTTTCCTGAGGGCGACATGCCAGAGTGGCTCGACCATATGTCGCGATTCCCATCGGTGAGCGAGCGCGTGATTTTATCGACCTGCAACCGGGTTGAGCTCTATGGTTGGGCCGAGAGCTATGAGCAGGGTGTTGATGCAATTTATGATTTTTTAAAGGAGTCGCGTGGCCTTCGGCAAGATGAACTTGTCGATCATCTCTACATTCAGCGTGACGAGGAGGCGACTCGACATCTTTTCCGTGTCGCATCGAGCCTTGAATCGATGGTTCTAGGTGAGCCGCAGATCCTTGGTCAGGTAAAAGAGGCCTACCGAGTTGCCCAGGAGGCGGGTCACGCCGGCAAGACGCTGACAGGTCTTTTCTCGCGGGCTTTCAGGGTGGCGAAAAAAGTTCGCGACCAAACAGCTCTTGGTAAAAAAGCGGTTTCCGTCAGTTCTGTAGCAGCTGAACTGGCGGGCCGAATCTTCGGAACGCTAGAGGATAAATCTGTTCTTCTTCTCGGGGCAGGTGAGATGGCTGAACTGGCGGCAAGGCATCTTGTAGGCCATGGCGCGAAAACGCTTCTCGTCGCAAATCGCACATATTCCAGGGCCGAGGCGCTAGCGGCCGATCTCGGTGGCAGTGCGGTGGACTTTAATAATCTTGCCGGCCAATTGGCTCGTGCTGATATTATTATTTCATCAACCGGTGCCCCTCACACAGTTGTTGATCCAAAGATGGTGACAACAGCGCTGGAAGTCAGGCGCGATGCCCCCATGTTCTTGATCGATATCGCTGTACCGCGTGACATTGATCCTGCCGTGGGTGATTTAGAAAATGCTTATCTTTACGATATCGACGATCTGCAATCGGTAGTGGCATCCAACATGAAAGGCCGGGAAGAGGAGGCCCTTCAAGCAAACTCCATCATCGAAAAGGAAGTTGAGTCATATGTGCGCCGTATTCAAATGGAGTCACTTTCTCAAACCT contains:
- a CDS encoding chloride channel protein; amino-acid sequence: MENKSFKLRLLEWIHHFNVNEETIFFSLTIVVGIVAGLAAVAFHLSLGIAHKFFFGTSDISAVLRPWYLIPLIPAGGALAAALLLRLIPEARGSGIPQTTIAYIVHNGVIPARVWIGKFVIGVLNIGTGSSLGREGPTIQICAGIASWFGQIFSLGRTSIQSLVPVGAAAGLAAAFNTPISAVTFTLEELVGDLNARVLGSIVAASIAASIVTRAILGNNPAFLIPPYSLNSYLELIPYAIVGVVCAGISVIFKRGLLTLRGRCLHLSAVKAVLITALGGLAIGIIGIWVPHIFAVGYPWVTKALTEGYSIWFFLVLLVLKLVATIISYGTGSSGGIFAPTLFMGAMAGGAVATITDFLFPELIIGPGSYALVGMGAAFAAIVRTPMTSVIMIFELTQDYNIILALMVANSVSFVLSRYWEPEPIYSALSSQDGVQLPNHETEHLLHEIHVVDAMISDVSTLWARMPVKDALDQAENFTFTGFPVVNDDGHMVGIISEADLRQAHAQGKDEEPIIEAATTSYILHAHPDQSLDSVMAKLGDRQISRLPVVSRADPTRLLGIITAEDVMKAFGKTLARVRHDDNSHA
- a CDS encoding NAD(P)-dependent oxidoreductase, with the translated sequence MGIKVGVVGLGVMGGAFAGHLLDAGFEVAGYDPEDAMYKKFKGKALRRAASPADVAKEAQLIMTSLPNYGVVEKAVCGPDGVFEGALAGAIIADMSTVPPKFSRTMAGHAEEKGMNWLDSPVSGVGKQAAVKDLVVMSSGPKAAFELARPAFDAIGKKTIFVGEENGHAAQLKLVVNLVLFINMAGAAEGMTLGLKAGISPDVMLETLCAGAAGSNVLDVRGKDMLADNYPPSGPIWIVLKDLECAIQSAKDMDVPVPLGGLLEQFYMAQRSKGRQDEDGSSIFRIYKELANLG
- a CDS encoding response regulator — protein: MRKVVRNMLRQMGIDNVSEAENGDEGFRMAKAGEFGLIVSDWNMPIMTGLEFLKAVRADENTKTTPFLMVTAEALKENIIQAIQAGASNYIVKPFTPQVFEEKLSAIFK
- a CDS encoding chemotaxis protein CheX, giving the protein MKAEFLNPFLQATVNVLSTMAMLSPKPGKPQIKETDVAVGDITGIIGLTGYSEGSLAVSFSESCALKIVENMIGEQFSEMNEDVADAVGELTNMISGDARSQLQKLGFDFTAAIPTVVRGKDHTIRHVSASGTTLMIPFSTEHGNFYIEASFAS
- a CDS encoding 3',5'-cyclic-nucleotide phosphodiesterase, with translation MDAGSGASTLTVAEQSKLEGILISHTHLDHVGEIPFIADNIFGTKDSSLPIVSLKPVLEDLHKYLFNNIIWPDFTALAVGDTPILQFVSIEEGEYKSIAGIDFTAYRVDHSVNAVGYILRDESGSVLYSGDTGPTSKIWEKGKELDDLRAIITEVSFPNFMSGIADVAKHFTPETLHEEVKKMPADIPIYLYHEKIRFHDEILKDLEDLNEPRLQMLVQGETYTF
- a CDS encoding dihydroorotate dehydrogenase electron transfer subunit, yielding MRKIFHITENRTESAWTNTLFFDGEVSCQPGQFMMVWLPRLGEKPFTLSYPNAITAKKAGKFTEALTSLRPGDAIGLRGPLGQGYPALKRPALIGGGVGIAELRLLALSSESPTIVLGGRTADEILFYEEFKKIGTLKVVTEDGSLGNKGLITDILPVEADSYAVCGPERMMVACRSILPDERTYYAIERYMKCAVGLCGQCTCSGLRVCVDGPVFSGQSVSQMDDFGHRRRSKSGHWENI
- a CDS encoding dihydroorotate dehydrogenase is translated as MKNIPEINPPLINASGILSYPEVFLAFEKADAALGGYVTKSVGPDEKPGNENPVVVCPETSAQPVLNSLALPTQSPSDWEADLGETNLSHSKLIVSVYGGTPDDFAKMAQRMTPFADVIEVNLGCPNKMPGEATLMESIGQKPELSGEVIQKIRQVTELPVIAKLSPNSDYLEVAAACMDAGADGLGCGNTLGPGLALDIETRAAILAGTTGGISGPALKPVNLRLTYDCYARFGCPIIGYGGIETWRDVIEYALAGACIFGIGTAFLGKSTSEAATLTKEIWSGVLAYLDGAPLSSLVGGAHRNEEREPARA
- the ccsA gene encoding cytochrome c biogenesis protein CcsA, which gives rise to MVAVLVGLYLISTIAHLYYLLKKHFVVSALGIGSLIGGFLLHTAMLGVSFSSPATRGWGVWLSALAWVIVFLYLGVFFRYKDMTLGGFAVPFGFVLEGYASAFPGVWGAGSTEVQGYLLVGHAVLALLSGASFFFLFGFSLMFVAQSRQLKSKRPSAWLHRLPSLGVLDDLNHKILYFGFTFLTASMLIGSMWAKARHGAYWSLDPMKTWPLVLVWGAYGVLLVCRLTRSWKGHRSAVFSMISFVAVILAIAVHI
- a CDS encoding glutamyl-tRNA reductase gives rise to the protein MSIILAGVSHHTTPLEVRERFYFPEGDMPEWLDHMSRFPSVSERVILSTCNRVELYGWAESYEQGVDAIYDFLKESRGLRQDELVDHLYIQRDEEATRHLFRVASSLESMVLGEPQILGQVKEAYRVAQEAGHAGKTLTGLFSRAFRVAKKVRDQTALGKKAVSVSSVAAELAGRIFGTLEDKSVLLLGAGEMAELAARHLVGHGAKTLLVANRTYSRAEALAADLGGSAVDFNNLAGQLARADIIISSTGAPHTVVDPKMVTTALEVRRDAPMFLIDIAVPRDIDPAVGDLENAYLYDIDDLQSVVASNMKGREEEALQANSIIEKEVESYVRRIQMESLSQTFSAIRIEAEAQRAGEVSKTLSRFPDMGEKEHQAIEAMSRAIVNKLLHRPFDVLKKMADEEMGDDSLSIVQRLFGVEPEDDESDSEKDGGK